From one Streptococcus oralis genomic stretch:
- a CDS encoding 3-hydroxybutyryl-CoA dehydrogenase, whose protein sequence is MMISKVMIIGSGQMGSGIAQVFAQAGFTVYLNDIKEEFVQRGLNNITKQLERSVEKGRMSADEKDQVLANLLPSVSYEDAKQVQLVIEAATENREIKLNIFKQLDELTDPKTILASNTSSLSITDIAAATKHQERVIGMHFFNPAPIMKLVEVIKALQTSEEVVQAVRELTVKIGKTPVDVKDSYGFVVNRILIPMINEAVYILGEGVASAEEIDEAMKLGANHPIGPLALADLIGLDVCLAIMGVLNQGFGDQKYRPAPLLKKMVEAGKLGRKTKEGFFTY, encoded by the coding sequence ATAATGATATCTAAGGTGATGATTATTGGTTCTGGTCAAATGGGAAGCGGAATTGCTCAAGTATTTGCTCAGGCTGGTTTTACAGTTTACTTAAACGATATTAAAGAAGAATTTGTTCAAAGAGGCTTGAATAATATCACAAAACAATTGGAACGTTCAGTTGAAAAAGGACGGATGTCTGCGGATGAGAAGGATCAGGTATTAGCCAATTTGCTTCCATCTGTTTCATATGAAGATGCGAAACAAGTCCAATTGGTGATTGAAGCTGCAACTGAGAATCGTGAGATTAAGTTGAATATTTTCAAACAATTGGATGAATTGACAGATCCTAAAACTATCTTAGCATCAAACACATCCTCTTTGTCAATCACGGATATAGCTGCTGCTACTAAACATCAGGAGCGCGTGATTGGAATGCACTTCTTTAATCCTGCCCCAATCATGAAACTGGTAGAGGTTATTAAGGCCTTGCAGACTTCAGAAGAAGTGGTTCAGGCGGTTCGTGAATTGACAGTGAAAATTGGTAAAACACCAGTTGATGTTAAAGATTCTTATGGTTTTGTTGTGAACAGAATTTTGATTCCTATGATCAATGAAGCCGTTTACATTCTAGGTGAGGGAGTGGCTAGTGCCGAGGAAATCGATGAAGCGATGAAACTTGGTGCAAATCATCCTATTGGACCTTTGGCTCTTGCTGACTTGATTGGGTTGGATGTTTGTTTGGCTATTATGGGCGTCCTAAACCAAGGGTTTGGTGATCAAAAATACCGTCCTGCCCCTCTTCTTAAGAAAATGGTCGAAGCAGGAAAATTGGGACGGAAGACAAAAGAAGGATTCTTTACTTACTAG
- a CDS encoding acetyl-CoA C-acetyltransferase, with amino-acid sequence MKDVVIVSAVRTPLGSFGGSLKNVSAVDLGSLVIKSALEKANIKPEQVDEVIMGNVLGAGLGQNVARQMSIHAGLPEFTPAFTINKVCGSGLKAVQLAAQAIQCGDADIVVAGGAENMSQAPYVLPSFRWGGRMGDSKVVDTMIKDGLSDAFNEYHMGITAENVAEEYGISRDDQDALALESQKRAVAAIESGRFKEEIVPVVIPQRKGDPIIFDTDEFPRKDASLESLSKLRPVFKKDGSVTAGNASGINDGAAAVLVMSAEKAEELGLPVIARIRSYASAGLDPKIMGCGPIYATRKALEKGNLTVDDLDLIESNEAFAAQACAVGKTLGFNTDIVNVNGGAIALGHPIGASGCRILVTLVHEMMKRDAKTGLATLCIGGGMGTALIVER; translated from the coding sequence ATGAAAGACGTAGTTATTGTTTCGGCAGTGCGAACACCTTTAGGTTCCTTTGGCGGGAGCTTGAAGAATGTTTCTGCTGTTGATTTGGGATCTTTGGTCATTAAGAGTGCTTTGGAAAAAGCGAATATTAAACCAGAGCAGGTAGATGAAGTGATTATGGGGAATGTCCTAGGCGCAGGTTTAGGCCAAAACGTGGCTCGCCAAATGAGTATTCATGCTGGGCTTCCTGAATTTACACCAGCCTTTACCATTAATAAGGTTTGTGGTTCCGGTTTGAAGGCAGTGCAGTTAGCTGCTCAAGCGATTCAGTGCGGAGATGCAGATATTGTCGTGGCTGGTGGTGCAGAAAACATGAGCCAGGCTCCATATGTTTTGCCAAGCTTCCGTTGGGGTGGACGTATGGGAGATTCGAAAGTGGTAGATACCATGATTAAGGACGGTTTGTCTGATGCCTTTAACGAATACCATATGGGGATTACAGCTGAGAATGTGGCAGAAGAATATGGTATTAGCCGGGATGATCAAGATGCGCTTGCTTTGGAATCTCAAAAACGAGCAGTGGCGGCTATAGAATCTGGACGTTTTAAGGAAGAGATTGTTCCGGTGGTCATTCCTCAACGCAAAGGCGATCCTATCATCTTTGATACAGATGAATTTCCTAGAAAAGATGCTAGCTTGGAGAGTCTGTCTAAGCTACGTCCTGTTTTCAAAAAAGACGGTTCTGTTACAGCGGGAAATGCCTCAGGTATCAATGACGGAGCGGCGGCTGTCTTGGTCATGAGTGCTGAAAAAGCTGAAGAATTAGGACTTCCAGTCATTGCGCGCATTCGTTCGTATGCAAGTGCAGGTTTGGATCCTAAGATTATGGGATGTGGACCGATTTATGCGACCCGTAAAGCTCTTGAAAAAGGTAATTTGACAGTTGATGATCTTGACTTGATCGAGTCAAATGAAGCCTTTGCTGCTCAGGCTTGTGCGGTTGGGAAAACACTTGGTTTCAATACTGATATTGTCAATGTCAATGGTGGCGCGATTGCTCTTGGTCACCCAATTGGAGCTTCAGGTTGCCGTATCCTAGTGACTCTGGTACATGAGATGATGAAACGTGATGCTAAAACTGGTTTAGCTACTCTCTGTATCGGAGGAGGGATGGGAACAGCCCTCATCGTTGAACGTTAG